In Mixta intestinalis, the following are encoded in one genomic region:
- the leuS gene encoding leucine--tRNA ligase, with protein sequence MQEQYRPEEIESRVQQHWDNQQTFKVTEEEGKEKYYCLSMLPYPSGRLHMGHVRNYTIGDVIARYQRMLGKNVLQPIGWDAFGLPAEGAAVKNNTAPAPWTYANIDYMKNQLKLLGFGYDWSRELATCQPEYYRWEQWFFTKLYEKGLVYKKTSAVNWCPNDQTVLANEQVIDGCCWRCDSKVERKEIPQWFIKITDYADELLNDLDKLEDWPEQVKTMQRNWIGRSEGVEITFDVADSEEKVTVYTTRPDTFMGATYVAVAAGHPLAAQAAVNNPALADFIAECRNTKVAEAEMATMEKKGMATGLFAIHPLSGDKLPVWVANFVLMEYGTGAVMAVPAHDQRDWEFATKYDLPIKPVVLTLDGNQPDISAAAMTEKGALFNSGEFDGLDHEAGFNAIANRLAEKGVGVRKVNYRLRDWGVSRQRYWGAPIPMVTLEDGTVMPTPEDQLPVILPEDVTMDGITSPIKADPEWAKTTVNGQPALRETDTFDTFMESSWYYARYTCPDFDKGMLDPAAANYWLPVDQYVGGIEHAIMHLMYFRFFHKLLRDAGLVDSDEPAKRLLCQGMVLADAFYYLGENGERNWVSPVDVNVERDEKGRIVKAVDNSGREVIYAGMSKMSKSKNNGIDPQLMVERYGADTVRLFMMFASPAEMTLEWQESGVEGANRFLKRVWKLVYDHSQKGATVALDIASLNDDQKALRRDLHKTIAKVSDDVGRRQTFNTAIAAIMELMNKLARAPQESEQDRALLQEALLAVVRMLYPFTPHASFTLWQALGGEGDVDNAAWPVADESAMVEDSVLVVVQVNGKVRGKITVAAEATQEQVQARAAQEHLVAKYLEGVTIRKVIYVPGKLLNLVVG encoded by the coding sequence ATGCAAGAGCAATACCGCCCGGAAGAGATAGAATCCCGTGTTCAGCAACACTGGGATAACCAACAGACGTTCAAAGTGACCGAAGAAGAAGGCAAAGAGAAATATTACTGCCTCTCTATGCTGCCCTATCCTTCTGGCCGCCTACATATGGGTCATGTGCGCAACTACACCATCGGTGATGTGATTGCCCGCTACCAGCGTATGCTGGGAAAAAACGTGCTCCAGCCCATCGGCTGGGATGCCTTCGGCCTGCCTGCGGAAGGCGCAGCGGTAAAAAACAACACCGCGCCCGCTCCCTGGACCTACGCTAATATCGACTACATGAAAAACCAGCTGAAACTGCTGGGATTCGGTTACGACTGGAGCCGCGAGCTGGCGACCTGCCAGCCAGAATATTACCGTTGGGAACAGTGGTTCTTTACCAAACTGTATGAAAAAGGCCTGGTTTACAAAAAGACCTCTGCGGTCAACTGGTGCCCTAACGATCAGACCGTGCTGGCTAACGAGCAGGTTATCGACGGCTGCTGCTGGCGTTGTGATTCTAAAGTCGAGCGTAAAGAGATCCCGCAGTGGTTTATCAAAATCACTGACTACGCTGACGAGCTGCTGAACGATCTGGATAAGCTGGAAGACTGGCCGGAACAGGTCAAAACCATGCAGCGCAACTGGATTGGCCGTTCTGAAGGGGTGGAAATTACTTTTGACGTAGCCGACAGCGAAGAAAAAGTGACCGTCTACACCACCCGCCCCGATACTTTTATGGGTGCAACCTACGTCGCGGTTGCCGCAGGCCATCCGCTGGCTGCTCAGGCTGCGGTGAACAACCCGGCACTGGCTGATTTTATCGCCGAATGCCGTAACACCAAGGTTGCCGAAGCTGAAATGGCAACCATGGAGAAAAAAGGCATGGCGACCGGTCTGTTCGCCATTCACCCACTGAGCGGCGATAAATTGCCAGTCTGGGTCGCTAACTTTGTCCTGATGGAATATGGCACCGGCGCGGTAATGGCCGTTCCGGCGCACGACCAGCGCGACTGGGAATTCGCCACAAAATACGATTTGCCGATCAAACCCGTAGTTCTGACGCTGGACGGCAATCAGCCGGACATCAGTGCCGCCGCCATGACTGAAAAAGGCGCATTGTTCAACTCCGGTGAGTTCGATGGCCTCGATCATGAAGCGGGCTTTAACGCGATTGCTAACAGGCTGGCGGAAAAAGGCGTGGGCGTGCGCAAAGTGAACTACCGCCTGCGCGACTGGGGCGTTTCTCGTCAGCGTTACTGGGGCGCACCAATTCCGATGGTTACGCTGGAAGATGGTACCGTGATGCCAACGCCGGAAGATCAGCTGCCGGTTATTTTGCCGGAAGATGTCACGATGGACGGCATAACCAGCCCGATTAAGGCCGATCCGGAGTGGGCGAAAACCACCGTTAACGGTCAGCCTGCGCTGCGTGAAACCGATACCTTCGATACCTTTATGGAATCCTCCTGGTATTATGCACGCTACACCTGCCCTGACTTCGATAAAGGCATGCTCGATCCAGCCGCAGCTAACTACTGGCTGCCGGTCGATCAATACGTTGGTGGTATCGAACACGCGATTATGCACCTGATGTATTTCCGTTTCTTCCACAAGCTGCTGCGTGACGCTGGCCTGGTAGATTCGGATGAACCGGCGAAGCGTCTGCTGTGTCAGGGAATGGTGCTGGCTGATGCCTTCTACTATCTGGGCGAAAACGGCGAGCGTAACTGGGTTTCTCCGGTTGACGTCAACGTTGAGCGCGATGAAAAAGGACGTATCGTTAAGGCTGTCGATAACTCAGGCCGCGAAGTGATTTACGCTGGCATGAGCAAAATGTCGAAGTCCAAAAACAACGGTATCGATCCGCAGCTGATGGTTGAACGCTACGGCGCAGATACCGTTCGTCTGTTTATGATGTTCGCGTCACCGGCGGAAATGACGCTGGAGTGGCAGGAGTCTGGCGTGGAAGGGGCTAACCGCTTCCTGAAACGCGTCTGGAAGCTGGTTTACGACCACAGCCAGAAAGGTGCTACCGTTGCGCTGGATATTGCCAGCCTGAATGACGATCAGAAGGCGCTGCGTCGCGATCTGCACAAAACTATCGCCAAAGTTTCCGATGACGTTGGCCGCCGCCAGACCTTTAATACGGCAATTGCCGCTATTATGGAACTGATGAATAAGCTGGCACGCGCACCGCAGGAGAGCGAGCAGGATCGCGCACTGCTGCAGGAAGCTCTGCTGGCTGTAGTACGGATGCTTTATCCGTTCACCCCGCACGCCAGCTTTACGCTGTGGCAGGCGCTGGGCGGTGAAGGCGATGTGGACAACGCTGCCTGGCCGGTGGCTGATGAATCCGCTATGGTGGAAGATTCAGTGCTGGTTGTGGTGCAGGTTAACGGCAAAGTGCGCGGTAAAATCACCGTTGCGGCTGAGGCAACTCAGGAGCAGGTGCAGGCACGCGCCGCGCAAGAGCACCTGGTGGCAAAATACCTGGAGGGCGTAACTATCCGTAAGGTCATTTACGTTCCAGGCAAACTGCTTAACCTGGTAGTAGGTTAA
- a CDS encoding zinc ribbon-containing protein, whose amino-acid sequence MNKVAQHYRQLLSALSERLTQGERDIDGMVDQARQQLIMQGELSRSEINDVTRAVRRDLEEFARSYHENEEDLTDSVFMRVVRESLWKELADITDKSQLEWREVFQDLNHHGVYQSGEVVGLGNLVCEKCHFTRAIYTPETLSLCPECGHDHFQRQPFTP is encoded by the coding sequence ATGAATAAGGTGGCACAGCATTATCGTCAGCTGCTCTCTGCCCTGAGCGAGCGCTTGACGCAGGGAGAGCGGGATATCGACGGTATGGTCGATCAGGCTCGTCAGCAGCTAATCATGCAGGGAGAATTGTCCCGCAGCGAAATTAATGATGTCACGCGCGCGGTGCGGCGTGATTTAGAGGAATTTGCCCGCAGCTATCATGAAAACGAAGAGGATTTGACCGATAGCGTGTTTATGCGCGTGGTGCGTGAAAGCCTGTGGAAAGAGCTGGCGGATATTACCGATAAAAGCCAGCTGGAATGGCGTGAAGTATTTCAGGACCTTAACCATCATGGCGTCTACCAGAGCGGCGAAGTGGTAGGCTTGGGTAACCTTGTCTGCGAGAAGTGTCACTTTACCCGAGCGATTTATACGCCGGAAACGCTGTCGCTCTGCCCGGAGTGCGGGCACGATCATTTTCAACGCCAGCCATTTACCCCTTAA
- a CDS encoding amino acid ABC transporter ATP-binding protein, translated as MITLKNVSKWYGHFQVLTECSTQVQKGEVVVVCGPSGSGKSTLIKTVNGLEPIQQGSIEVNGIQLNDKKTNLAQLRAKVGMVFQHFELFPHLSIVENLTLAQIKVLKRNKDAAREKGLKLLTRVGLAAHANKFPGQLSGGQQQRVAIARALCMDPVAMLFDEPTSALDPEMINEVLDVMVELAHEGMTMMVVTHEMGFARKVANRVIFMDEGRIVEDTRKEDFFADPRSERAKDFLAKILH; from the coding sequence ATGATTACCCTGAAAAATGTTTCGAAGTGGTATGGTCACTTTCAGGTGCTGACCGAATGCTCAACTCAGGTGCAAAAAGGCGAAGTCGTGGTGGTTTGCGGTCCTTCCGGTTCCGGCAAATCAACGCTGATAAAAACGGTTAACGGTCTGGAGCCGATCCAGCAGGGCAGTATCGAAGTCAACGGCATCCAGCTCAACGATAAAAAAACCAACCTGGCACAGCTGCGCGCTAAAGTCGGTATGGTTTTCCAGCATTTTGAACTGTTTCCTCATCTGAGTATTGTAGAGAACCTGACGCTGGCACAGATTAAAGTGTTAAAACGCAACAAGGACGCCGCGCGTGAAAAAGGGCTGAAGCTGCTGACGCGTGTTGGCCTCGCGGCCCATGCCAATAAATTTCCCGGCCAGCTTTCCGGCGGGCAGCAGCAGCGCGTGGCGATAGCCCGTGCGCTCTGCATGGATCCGGTAGCGATGCTGTTTGATGAGCCGACATCCGCCCTTGATCCGGAAATGATAAATGAAGTGCTGGATGTAATGGTCGAGCTGGCGCACGAAGGTATGACGATGATGGTCGTCACCCATGAGATGGGTTTCGCACGCAAGGTAGCAAACCGGGTAATCTTTATGGATGAGGGCAGAATCGTTGAGGATACGCGAAAAGAAGACTTTTTTGCCGATCCCCGCTCGGAGCGCGCCAAAGATTTTCTGGCAAAAATCCTGCATTAG
- the gltK gene encoding glutamate/aspartate ABC transporter permease GltK, which yields MYEFDWSSVVPSLPYLLSGLVITLKITVTAVVFGILWGTLLAMMRLSTFAPISWFARLYVNLFRSVPLVMVLLWFYLVVPSFLQQVLGLSPKTDIRLISAMVAFSLFEAAYYAEIIRAGIQSISRGQSSAGLALGMTPFQTMRLIILPQAFRAMVPLLLTQGIVLFQDTSLVYVLSLADFFRTASTIGERDGTQVEMILFAGLVYFVISISASTLVSYLKRKRTV from the coding sequence ATGTACGAATTTGACTGGAGTTCTGTTGTTCCCAGCCTGCCCTATCTCCTCAGCGGGCTGGTGATTACGCTCAAAATTACCGTCACGGCGGTAGTGTTTGGCATTCTCTGGGGCACGCTGCTGGCAATGATGCGCCTTTCAACCTTTGCGCCCATTAGCTGGTTTGCCAGGCTGTACGTCAACCTGTTTCGCTCCGTCCCGCTGGTTATGGTGCTACTCTGGTTCTACCTGGTAGTGCCCAGTTTCTTACAGCAGGTGCTGGGGCTGTCGCCTAAAACGGATATCCGCCTGATTTCCGCCATGGTGGCCTTTTCACTGTTCGAAGCGGCTTACTATGCGGAAATTATTCGCGCCGGTATTCAGAGCATATCGCGCGGGCAGTCCAGTGCGGGTCTGGCGCTCGGCATGACGCCTTTCCAGACCATGCGGTTGATTATTCTGCCGCAGGCCTTTCGCGCCATGGTGCCGCTGCTGCTCACCCAGGGCATCGTGCTGTTTCAGGATACCTCTCTGGTTTACGTGCTCAGCCTCGCCGATTTTTTCCGTACCGCCTCCACTATCGGCGAACGTGACGGCACCCAGGTTGAGATGATTCTGTTCGCCGGTCTGGTCTATTTCGTTATCAGTATTAGCGCCTCTACGCTGGTCAGCTATCTAAAAAGAAAAAGGACGGTATAA
- a CDS encoding amino acid ABC transporter permease → MGINWNWGIFFEQAPFGNTTYLGWLLSGLQTTLVVSLSAWIIAFFVGSFFGILRTTPSRLLSAIGTCYVELFRNIPLIVQFFFWYLVAPELVGEDLGMWFKSELNPNLQFFLSSTICLGLFTAARVCEQVRAAIQSLPRGQRNAGLALGLTLPQTYRYVLLPNAYRVIVPPMTSEMLNLVKNSAIASTIGLVDMAAQAGKLLDYSAHAYESFTAITLAYIAINLVIMLVMSIVERRVRLPGNMGSK, encoded by the coding sequence ATGGGTATTAACTGGAACTGGGGCATTTTTTTCGAACAGGCACCGTTTGGAAACACCACCTATCTCGGCTGGCTATTGTCCGGCTTGCAAACCACCCTTGTCGTTTCACTCAGCGCCTGGATCATCGCTTTTTTCGTCGGCTCATTCTTTGGCATTCTGCGCACGACGCCCAGCCGCCTGCTTTCGGCAATTGGCACCTGCTACGTGGAACTGTTTCGTAATATTCCGCTGATCGTTCAGTTCTTCTTTTGGTATCTGGTAGCACCAGAGCTGGTAGGCGAAGATCTGGGGATGTGGTTTAAATCTGAACTGAATCCCAATCTACAGTTCTTCCTTTCGTCCACTATCTGTCTCGGCCTGTTTACCGCCGCGCGCGTTTGCGAGCAGGTGCGTGCGGCGATTCAGTCTCTGCCGCGTGGTCAGCGCAATGCGGGGCTGGCGCTGGGCCTGACGCTGCCGCAGACCTATCGTTATGTGCTGCTGCCCAATGCTTATCGGGTGATCGTACCGCCGATGACCTCGGAAATGCTCAATCTGGTAAAGAACTCCGCTATCGCTTCCACTATCGGCCTGGTGGATATGGCGGCACAGGCGGGCAAGCTGCTCGATTACTCCGCTCACGCCTATGAATCCTTTACTGCCATTACGCTCGCCTATATCGCCATCAATCTGGTGATTATGCTGGTAATGAGCATTGTAGAGCGTCGGGTACGCCTGCCGGGCAATATGGGGAGCAAATAA